The region TACTTGCCGAAAGGCAGCCATCGTACTACAGACTTCCTTTAGGCGCTATATACTGAGCAGAAAGCTACAGGCGGCCAGCACTGTGATCGCTACGATTCGCTCCGAAGCTAAGCATCGCCACCATATGGCGATCATTATCCAGCGAAGCATGAAATCATATACTATACATCGTCGGTTACACTCGACCGTCCATGAGGTGATACGCCTTCAGCGTCAGCAATCGCTCGAAGTACGATCGGCGACCAAGCTCCAGGCCTTGCAGCGAATGCGCCTTGTGAGGGCACGATTCTTACGCATTCGAATGGCCACCGTCACAATACAGCGTCGTTGGCGCGAATGCCTTGAAGCTCGGCGTGTGCGGTCAAACTACGTGCAAATGCGCACCGGAGCTATCTCAATTCAGCGTTACTTCCGTGGATATTTGCAGATGCGCCGTGATATGGTGCACTACGCCACCGTGCGCCATCTCGTGGTGCAGGTGCAGCGTCGTCGCCGTGCGATGATTGCCATGCGCCTGGAACGAACACAGTATAAGCGTCTGCAAGCGGCCACCCTGGTGATACAGCGACGCTACCGTGCCCAGAAACAGATGCAATGGGAGGTGCAACAGTACAACCGGGTTCGCCAGGCGGTTCAGATACTCCAACGAAGGTACCGTGCCAAGAAGCTGATGGAACGCGATAGGCTGCGATACGAATGTCTACGGAACGCCACTCTCTGCGCTCAACGACGCTTCCGAGCTCAGTTGAGTATGCGTGCCGCTCGCGCATCGTATCAGGAGCTTCGTTTCGCAGCCCTGACCATACAGATCCGCTATCGGGCAACTGTTGAAGCGCGCCAGCAGCGTACCAGCTACCTCGAGCTGCGGCGCTGCACCATCGTCCTGCAGACTCGGTACCGGGCCCTTGTCACAGGGCGACAGGAAGCGTTCCGttacactacccttcgcacgGCAACAGTACAGATTCAGCGGAAATGGCGTGCGACACTACAAGCGAGACAGGAACGATCGCACTTCACCACACAGCGCACCTCGGCGCTGGCCATACAACAATTCTGGCGTGGTGTATTGTTGAAGCGAAAACTACGCGATAACTATCTTCATTACCGGCGTGCTGCAATCGTTATTCAGCGCCACTATCGGGCCCTACTGGTCGGACGAGCCGTACGCCAtgatctcgagcagcagcgggctGCAGCTATCGTCATACAACGGCACCTTCGGGCAACGCTGCAGATGAGACGGGACCGGGCGGCATATCGGCAGCTGCAGTGTGCTGCCCTTACCTTGCAGCGTCGTGTGCGCGCCAATCGTCTAGCGGCATCGGCGCGCAAACAGTTTAACGAGATGAAGCAAAGTGTCGCCCAGATTTCCACCTGGTGGCACAGTATTCTACTGATGCGCTGCGAACGACAGACATACGAACGGCTACGATGGGCCACTTGTACGTTGCAGCAACGCTTCCGGGCACGCCAACGGATGCGGGAACAGGTGGCGGCGTATCAGCGCATCCGGATGGCCACCATACTGATCCAGCGTCGCTATCGGGCCCAACGCGCAATGGAACGATGTCGTGGACGGTTTTTGAACCTCCGTAGTGCTTCGATCGTGGTACAGGAGTACTACCGTGCGTACCGACAGAGGAAACATGATCAGACCGCATATCGGTGCTTGCGCGAGGTTACGATTACCGTTCAACGGCGCTACCGTGGCAAGCTGCTAAGCCGTCAGTTGATGTTAGAGCTGCAGCAAAAGAAACGAGCGGCCACACAGATTCAGCGTTGGTTCCGTGGATACCGGGAGATGGTAAGGGCACGGGCGCAGTTCCAATCCATTCAGCGTGCCACGATGGTACTACAGACTCGCTATCGGGCCCGCATTGCGATGGTGCAGGCAATGGAGCAGTTAAACCGCTTACGCCAGGCCACGATCGTCATACAAACACGCTGGAGAGCAACGCTGGCCATGCGACAGCAGCGCGCCAGCTACCAGCGCACCTTGGCTGCCGTCCTCACAATTCAAACCCAGTACCGAGCATACAAGGATCGGTTAGTCGATCAGTCCGCCTATCGGCTCTACCGCAGCGCAGTCATTATCGTCCAGCGTCGGTATCGGGAAAAGCTGGCTACTCGCATCGAGCGCCACCGTTTCCAGCAAATTCAACGTACTGTGAACGGGCTGCAACGGTATGGCCGGGGTCTGTTGGCTCGCCGAGCGTACCAAACTAAGCTCACACCAGAGTTCGTCGAATTACGTCGGCGCCAAAAGGCTGCCCTACGGTTGCAGGCATGGTGGCGCGGTGTCGTTCATCGGCGGCGCCATCAGACGGAAGCTATGCGAAAGATGGCCATACAGATGGTAACAAGTCGGCACGAGGCGAAACGAGATCCCTCGAGCCGGCTGAGCAATGTGACACGGCTTTGCATGCGCTTCCTGTCGTCacgtttctcctcctccgatgCCATCGGTATACTGCAGCGATTGGAGCGCCTTTCACGGTTGGTACCACATTTGCTCGTGGCCGATGCCGTCTTCCTGGCTCAGTTCTGCTACAGCACGATGGCACAAGCGATCCGTTCTGAGCTGGACAAGATACTGATCGAAATTTGTGCCCGCATCATACTGAACCTGGCACGTTTCCGCGGAACCAAAGAACAAGCGTTCCAGGTAAGTGTTTCCAATGCGCTCGGCAAGACCATTGCGTACATGGACGTTTTCTTTAACTCGGAGCTCggttttcctccgttttccaCAGGAAAATGGACTGGTCACAGTATCGCAGATGTTGCTCCGTTGGTGTGATAAAGATTGTGCAATCTTCAGTACGCTCTGCACGCTGCTGTGGGTGTTGGCCCACGATtacaagaagaaaaacgtAAGTGCtcagaaacaaacacaatgaCCAGGAATGTTGAGGAACTAACTCATTCTTTGATATGTCCCATTTTTTTGCAGGCAATCCGGCGTTACATGATATCGAAGGATGCCGTCTTTATGCTGCGTGAAACGAAAAAACTGGTTCaacggaaggaaaaaatgCGCCGGAATGTTCAACGTCCTCCCGTTGGCTGTCTAGTGCCACCGAGTCCCCAGCTGATGCGTACGCTACCAGCCCTGGAGCCCGACTTCGGTGTCGATCGCAGCAAACCGTACGTGTTTTACTCATCCGTATTCGGTTTCGAGAAAGTATTGCAGAAGCTAGACGTCGATCTGACATAGGCTGCATGCACCGTGGTTTATCTTTCGTTTAATCATTCCGTTTATAGTCCTTGAATGataattatttgtttgcttgtttgttttttgaatCAAATATCGTGCAGCCCTGTTTTACATTATTCCCCGACGAAACCATCGATTTCCATTATTCTCTAGCCGTAGGTTGATCTTCATGGGGTTGTGAAATATGTTGGTTTTATCATTCCTGTTCGCCATTGTAATCTCCATGGAGAAGGAATATTATTACAAGGGAAATTTTAATTCCTGTTCAATCTGTAATACGTTGCAGCGAGATGTTTAAAATGTAATCTGGTTTCCACTGTTGTGTAGATCataaaagaataaattaaTGGTATTGCCAGCGATGAAAACTCATTGTACACATGGTAGGACGAGTTCTCGGCCTAGTGGCATTGTAATCAGCGCCGGACATCAGCTGTATTAGCAGCTGTTTTGCATTCATGCACAGTTGCAGTGCAAGTGATCGCCAATCAGTGACGTGTTCTTTTTCTAGCTAACTGTTGTCACGAGAAAATCCGTTGTGATCTTAAAGCAATCCACTACAGCTGTGGAAGATATAAGGCAAGCAAGGGCACAGAAAAACAATTAGCCATAATAATATCTCCATTTTGAATTTggttctcgttttttttattattatattcaGATTGGAAATAAATAATGTCTCTCAACTACTGCCTTCAGCCCGCTTTGGGAGCAAATAAATTACATACTGCACTAATTCCTTCTTCTACGATTGCAATAAGCACTCACATCCGAGAGTCCGTTTAAGGAGGAGAAAACTCTTCGGACTGCTTCGATTCAGACCTCGACTACTGACCTACCCGGCCGCCGTTCTACCGTTAATATTGTACGCACGAATGACACTGGGTCTCAGTGAGGAGCAATGGGGGGCTCGCTCATTCTAGCCGGTGGTTGCTAAGATTCTTCGTGTAGttttcctcttcatcgtcggGTTCCTCAGTCCGTGGCTGCAGCTCTGCCACTGGTTCCGAATCTTCATCCATCCTTTCTTCATATGCATCGGTCGGTTTGCTTTCCTCCGTTGGCACCTGTCCTGCATCGGCATACTCAAAATCAATCTCATCCATCCGCTTCTGAGCGTGTACCTGCATCAGTTAAAAATGACCAGTTAAGAATATACTTCCCAATCATGGGTTTTCATGGCATACTAACACTATTGGAATACTCATGCTCGACATCCTCGGGCACGTATATCCTCAAAGGACTATGGGTGGTTTGGGGTGCAATCGTACTTCCGACTGCCtgctgtagctgttgctgctgttgctgctgctggtttcgcTGATAGGAGTaatgctgctgcgctggttGAAGCTGGTTGTCCCCACCAGCTGGTTGGTCACGCAAACCGAGGATATTTGAGACGGCTTGCTGATGTTCCTGGTAGGCCTTCAGGTAATCGGAACTGGCCGGAGCTCCCTCCGACTGCACCGGTTGGTACTGTTGCTGAActtcctgccgctgctgctgttgcatttgctgctggtagtgatgctgctgttgctgttggtactgttgttgctgttgctgctgatggtagaGATCCTGTTGGGCTTGCGCCAGGATACgatcgttttccttttgccgCTCGGACAGCTCGTAGAACGCGTGCACGGGCTGCTgggatgatgttgctgatccCGCCGTCGTCGGTTGATCCAcctggtagtggtagtagtcgCTCGGTGCTAGGTTGCTGTGCAAGTTGATCATACCGTAGTTCAGAAGATGGGCTACCTCGGCATCGGTCATCGGACGCTGCGTCTGTCCACTGctgtcctgctggtgctgctgaatgagctgctgttgaagctgctgctccagttgaTTCAGCTGAggcaactgctgctgatgaatgGCCGGCTGTTCGTGGCCAACCAGCTGCGCATACGTCGGCATATCCACCgactgttcctgctgctgctgaagaggatgatgatgatgctgctgatgaatgtCGTTGAGCTGTATCTGGCTGACGACCGACTGCAGTTCGTGCAGCTGATCCTGTGTTGCCGTCAGGATCTGGCCGGTGCTGGCCGCCGGTTCGGCGTGCTTGTAATTGCTGAACGTATTAAACAGCACCGCCGGAGCAGGTGTTTGCGTGTGCAGCTggtgcacttgctgctgctgctgctgatgctgcactgCGCCTAGGAAGTGGTTGTCGGGCTTGAAGAGATTGACCgcaccctgctgctggtgggtatTGAAAAGGTTGTTGGATTGGGTCACGAGATAGGTAGGATTATAGAGCTGGAATGAAACGAAGGGAGAgggaagcgaaaagcgaaggaTAATGGCAATGGATtagagcgtgtatgtgtgagagagagagagggaggtgaTTAGTGCGATCAGGCGTGATGGTATTGATGATTGTGAgggtgatgttggtgatgatgatgatgatggtgggccTCTTGGTGGGCCTCATGGCCGGCAGCACTACTATCGGGCTGCGCCAAAACACTAACCGAAACGGGCATCTCCTGCAGCATGGCCGTCTGCTGTAGgatgtgttgctgcagctgcggttGCGTTGCCAGTGGAATGGCGTAGCTGCCCTGGGGCACCGCATTGACGTACTGAATCACGGCCGACGCACTGGTTTGCGGTTGAATGGGATagtgtagctgctgctgctggtgatggcccGACTGTAGTAGCAAGTCGGATGATGGTGCGTATTTGCCATTGCTTGGCGTACTCAGGGGATCCGAGGTCGGGATGAGCGATTTGCTTGGTAGCGATGGATCGGGATCGGGTGCAAAGTACGTCTTTTTGCCCGAAAACGGATCCCCGATCGTCACATCGTTCGAGTGTTCCTCGGTCACCTGGTACTGGTGGTTATTAATCGCATGATGTTTGTACGGTCCTCCTACCACGATGGGCGATGGCTGAAAGAGGGGCAGTCAAGCAAAAGAGACTCGTATGATGAtccaccagaaccaccggGGATCTGGGTGAAAGGCCCGATGAATGTGGGACACATTCGCTTACCGTCGGATGCAGCTGGTAGGCGAGCGGTTTGGCCGTGTAAGCCGTGCTGAACGTGGGCTTGGTCGTTTTAACCTCAATCTCCAGCTTGTTGCTGTCCTCGTAGGAAGTCACGCGGATCTGGTTCGGTGCTTTCGGGGCCTTCGTCAGACCCAGATTCGGGGCCGGTATCGTATGTATGGCACCGTCCTTGTGCGCCGTAAGCTTGGTGGTGATCTGGCGAGAGGGAGCAAGCAAGATCGAAACATTGGAACATTGGGTTGTGTTTACCGTTGATCGTCCTTGCCAGTGGCGCTTGCATCCGGGGCCCACACATACCGGTTTCAGTTTCTCGAACACAATTTCTCCCGTGCTCGGTCCCACCGGTGGTGAGCTCAGGAACTTGTGGTGCTTGATGCTGGCGCTGACCCCACTGGTGAAAGCCAACGGTGATGGCCGTTTCAGTAGCGGTTGCTTCATAAGCGAAGGGTGGCTTAGAATGGATTTGATGGGTCTTTTCAAACTGGGAAATCGTTGGAGCGGAAGCAAAATGGCGTAGTTAGAGTAATCTGTACAACGGGAGAGATCGAATCTGTGAAGAACGGTAGCAGGTAAAGCAAACCTCATAATCATCGAAGGAGCAGGCCTGATCGCTACTGGAGCCAGCCGTGTACCAGCACGGAATTGCGTCATGTAGGGCTTAAggcttccgctgctgctgctactgtggtgGCCGAGCATATGGCGTGACTTGGGGACGAAGCTTGGGAACATCAGCGGAACCTTGGGTGTGTAGCCGGAGGGCGGAAGTAATGGCTTGAACGGTGGTGCCCGATCCCCAGCGATACCGAGGATGATGGCGAGcgagagcagcaggaaaagctGGATCTGGAAATGGAGACATTCTGGTTTTTGAGGAGTTGTTTCGCTTAACGGGATTTTCACGCCGTCGCTGCCTCTGTGTGTCATGCGCTGACGCTCACCGGAGGACAAAGTGAGTCGGAGGGTAATTGCTGCTTAAGATTAAGAGCTTGTTTGCTCGTCGAACTGTGTAATAGCTAGGTGTGTAATACGACTACGGTATGTACGGATTGCCAGACACACATCGGTTCAATAACTTGTCCACCGAGATGGACCGCTATTGGCAGTAGTTCAGTGCCAGTGTTTCTATACATGCTGCTAGAAGGAATCGATTGCCCTCGGCAGTGACTGCAGCTCTGCACATGCAGCATAAGATGATAAATTGTTGCTTAAACAGTTAGCactatatgttttttttatcatgaGGAAGGGAAGACTCATTAGCTTTAACGTAGAGTCTCTCTCATCATTTTATACTCTCCTAACTGATGTAATACTAGTAATAATAATTGACTGCAAGTAATGCCCCTATTTTGTTTCTAGTTATCCATCAactattttctatttttcattttattcttCTATCTAGTGAGTCATAACGTTAAATGAAATTTTTTAATTCTAATTGCTGCCAAAATGGTACTTTTTAAGTTTCAGTGATTGTTGTTTATGGCTTAGCTACAATAACTGTGAGAACATTAGTAAAACTAAAGATCTTTCTTGTACAGTTGTTCTCACTAGCACATGTCCTGCCATTCCAGTAGAAACAACCGCAAGATTCTATTTGTGTGTCTAAGCTGATTGTTGCAGTAAGAAAACTTGTGATTCTGTGCAAgacattttcttcatttttttaaaagttttTCATCTATAAAATCAACTGTGTATTTATTGGAAGCAATATTACGTGATCTAACACATAACATCAAGATAAAACGCGACATAACATTTAGACAAAAGTTTTGATTTAGAAGGAATCGAAACACTACAAAACAACCTAGTAACTGTGACTGCACAGCACCGTGAGGAACGAAATGTTACAGGGTTGATTAGATTAACATGCAAATGCAACGTCGTGTGTCCCAGGTACTTCCAGCGGATTAGAGCGATGTTATGTTTGAGGACAAAAAAGCTATAGAAAAATTACAACAcactttcttttcaatttaacCCATTGATTAAACTAACAAAGTTTGATTCTCATACCCATACTTAACAAAACCATGTTAATAAATATCAGTAATAGCCGCTGAATTTACTGCAGAATGCTTTACAGATAATTTCATTAATTGGTTTGAAAAGGTGtagtttgtgggtttttgaaGTATTGTTTCTTTGTCTTCAATTAACATATTAACCAATATTGGTTTTGATAAAGGCTCTATAAATGAAAAGTGTTATCATCTAGTGAATTAagagtaaataaaaaatgtcAGTGAAACCTATACACACTTGTTAATAGCTCACATCCTTAAGATATCCTATGATTTACTGTTTTATTCTCATCACTTACTGGTCAGAAGTGAATTAGAATTTCTCATATCCTTGTAGAGCACGAAGTGTGTCTGAGTGGCGTTTAccagaaaaagtgaaaagttaaTCGTATACGTAACAGAAAATCCTATCATAAACGACTACGACACAAGATAAAACTAACTGACAAGATAACGAAACATACTGGATACTGGACACAGGATATATTAGAAGGATTCAACGCGAAAAGTTccatacaaaaaacaaaaaatgagaAGATCTATGTAGGTTTTAGAATTTCAACTCTAACCAACTGTATAATCTCTTATTAGCATGTTCAGTTGCACTGCCACCTATCCATAATCATCGTTTAATTTCACTGCGTGCAGTTATCTTCTCTATGCATCTCTAGATTATGATCGTTATCGGGCAGTTGGTACAGTTTCGCCGAAAAAATCCCCGTCACCGTCTCGCAGCTCCACACTACCACCGCTTTCTATCGTCGCCATAAACTCGGCAGCAAACCAATCCTGCATGCACGATCCTGCGATTTCTCTGTCTTTCTTgaccaacaccacaccacggctAGGACCGCCGAATAGGGAAAGGCTTTCAAATGACAAGACAAGATCGCGCAGGTACACGCTCGccgtgtggctgtggcttcGTCTTCGGTCGTCAACACTCACTTGTTTCATCTGAATGGCCATTTTCTCCGCTAATAACCGTTGCACAGGCTGGCACAGAGACAACACCGTTGATCGTGAACGCGGTTGCTTCACGTTTGACACGCTTAATCACCGTCAACCCTTGGTGAACGAACGGATTTAAGTTTCACTTGCACTTTACGACTCTCTGGAGCTGTTTGGGACACTTTTCTAGGATAATCACTCTAAAAACGCAAAATCAGCTGCATGGATAAACGAAAGAAAGCCAAAGCATTAGAACAACAGAACCGCACCGATCGATTATCGCGTGTCCGTACGAAGATCAATCGGTGATCGACGAAACACACGTGCTGTTTGCATGTTCTACACCATGAATTTTACAGCAAAATGAAGCCTTTGCCACACGAAAACCTACGCGAGCACAACCTAACTGCACATTTTCCTTATCGAGACCCGCACGCTACGGGACCGTGCATCCGGTTTTCCTTCCTAATCGGCTCGTCGAGAGAGAGTGCAACCACGTATCGCGACGACGTCCGGACAGTAACTGCGCGCGAAAACCGCTGCTTCGACCGATGTACCGCTGGTTCGCTGGAGTGCGAACAAGTGAAAACAACGCGGCCATCCCCAGGCCGGACCCGGAGCAATAAGCATGCCAGCTGCATACCGgagtatggtggtggtggcgtgccGTTCCGATAGCCGCCCTCAAGCGAGTGCTCTTCAGTCACCTACTGCTACTGCCTTGCTCGCTCTTGTTGTCTCTTCCACCACGGCTATCGTCGCTACCTCACACACAACCGGCCCGCAATAGTGGACCACACATGGCCCTGGCCCATGGCGCAGACCAATCACGGTACCAAATGCATGGTGACTGGCATGGTGCCGAGGTATGCCAG is a window of Anopheles aquasalis chromosome 2, idAnoAquaMG_Q_19, whole genome shotgun sequence DNA encoding:
- the LOC126569474 gene encoding alpha-protein kinase 1; protein product: MAIQMKQIQLFLLLSLAIILGIAGDRAPPFKPLLPPSGYTPKVPLMFPSFVPKSRHMLGHHSSSSSGSLKPYMTQFRAGTRLAPVAIRPAPSMIMSLKRPIKSILSHPSLMKQPLLKRPSPLAFTSGVSASIKHHKFLSSPPVGPSTGEIVFEKLKPITTKLTAHKDGAIHTIPAPNLGLTKAPKAPNQIRVTSYEDSNKLEIEVKTTKPTFSTAYTAKPLAYQLHPTPSPIVVGGPYKHHAINNHQYQVTEEHSNDVTIGDPFSGKKTYFAPDPDPSLPSKSLIPTSDPLSTPSNGKYAPSSDLLLQSGHHQQQQLHYPIQPQTSASAVIQYVNAVPQGSYAIPLATQPQLQQHILQQTAMLQEMPVSLYNPTYLVTQSNNLFNTHQQQGAVNLFKPDNHFLGAVQHQQQQQQVHQLHTQTPAPAVLFNTFSNYKHAEPAASTGQILTATQDQLHELQSVVSQIQLNDIHQQHHHHPLQQQQEQSVDMPTYAQLVGHEQPAIHQQQLPQLNQLEQQLQQQLIQQHQQDSSGQTQRPMTDAEVAHLLNYGMINLHSNLAPSDYYHYQVDQPTTAGSATSSQQPVHAFYELSERQKENDRILAQAQQDLYHQQQQQQQYQQQQQHHYQQQMQQQQRQEVQQQYQPVQSEGAPASSDYLKAYQEHQQAVSNILGLRDQPAGGDNQLQPAQQHYSYQRNQQQQQQQQLQQAVGSTIAPQTTHSPLRIYVPEDVEHEYSNSVHAQKRMDEIDFEYADAGQVPTEESKPTDAYEERMDEDSEPVAELQPRTEEPDDEEENYTKNLSNHRLE